A section of the Candidatus Aegiribacteria sp. genome encodes:
- a CDS encoding Gfo/Idh/MocA family oxidoreductase, with amino-acid sequence MANFAVTGVAGYIAPRHLDAITTNGHKIVAALDPHDSVGILDRYCPDARFFPEPERFDRHIEKLRRTGEDIRIHWMSICSPNYLHDAHIRMAFRVGADVICEKPIVLNPWNLDALQELEGESGCRVWSVLQLRLHPSIITLKKRISEENPDRKYEIELTYVTPRGPWYLSSWKGNTERSGGLATNIGVHFYDMLIWIFGAVEKSEIHLSEPTRCSGFLELEKARVKWYLSINRDDSPLFNENNEPSTYRVISIDDEELEFTQGFTGLHTQLYKKTLAGSGFGIEDIRPSIQLIHNIRGSVPIGINKNSHRFAVK; translated from the coding sequence GTGGCAAATTTCGCGGTAACAGGGGTTGCTGGATATATAGCTCCGAGGCATCTCGATGCTATTACAACCAACGGGCATAAAATTGTCGCCGCATTGGATCCGCATGATTCCGTGGGCATTCTGGACAGGTATTGTCCCGATGCTAGATTCTTTCCCGAACCGGAAAGATTCGATCGGCATATAGAAAAACTTCGAAGAACAGGTGAAGATATTCGGATCCACTGGATGAGCATCTGTTCGCCTAATTATCTTCACGATGCACACATCAGAATGGCCTTCCGGGTGGGAGCTGACGTTATCTGTGAAAAACCAATCGTTCTTAACCCCTGGAATCTCGACGCTCTTCAGGAACTGGAGGGTGAATCCGGATGCCGTGTGTGGTCGGTTCTGCAGCTCAGACTTCACCCTTCGATAATTACTTTAAAAAAGCGAATCAGTGAAGAGAATCCCGATAGAAAATATGAAATCGAGCTGACGTATGTAACGCCGCGCGGACCGTGGTATCTTTCATCCTGGAAGGGCAATACAGAGCGCTCTGGCGGACTTGCCACAAATATCGGTGTACACTTCTACGATATGCTTATCTGGATCTTCGGAGCTGTCGAAAAGAGTGAAATTCATTTATCTGAGCCAACTCGCTGTTCCGGGTTTCTTGAACTCGAGAAAGCACGGGTCAAATGGTATCTATCAATAAACAGAGATGATTCACCACTGTTCAATGAAAATAATGAACCTTCGACCTATCGAGTTATTTCAATCGATGATGAAGAGCTGGAATTCACGCAGGGATTTACGGGTCTCCACACTCAACTTTACAAGAAGACTCTTGCCGGATCTGGTTTCGGAATCGAAGATATACGGCCATCCATACAGCTGATACATAACATTCGCGGATCAGTTCCTATTGGAATAAACAAAAACTCGCATCGATTTGCCGTAAAGTAA
- a CDS encoding acetyltransferase has product MSDFFVHESAYVDKGAAIGRGSSIWHFSHIMAGAELGEGCTLGQNVFIQSDVKIGNYCKIQNNVSVYEGVILEDYVFCGPSMVFTNIKDPRCKYPQRGSEFYVTTLVKEGASIGANATIVCGNTIGRHSFIGSGAVVTSDVPDYALMVGIPAKRVGWACECGKILPEFDRNIQCPRCGIEYYLDEDGRLVHNVQE; this is encoded by the coding sequence ATGTCCGATTTCTTTGTTCACGAATCAGCTTATGTAGATAAGGGTGCCGCTATCGGCAGGGGAAGCAGTATCTGGCATTTCAGCCATATCATGGCCGGGGCGGAACTGGGTGAAGGATGCACCCTCGGTCAGAATGTCTTCATTCAGAGTGACGTAAAAATCGGTAATTACTGCAAGATACAGAACAATGTTTCTGTTTACGAGGGTGTAATCCTCGAAGATTATGTTTTCTGCGGACCTTCAATGGTCTTCACAAATATAAAAGATCCCAGGTGCAAATATCCTCAGAGAGGTTCGGAATTCTATGTTACAACACTGGTTAAGGAAGGAGCATCCATCGGAGCAAATGCCACCATCGTATGCGGCAATACTATCGGAAGACACTCATTTATCGGTTCAGGAGCCGTGGTAACCAGTGATGTTCCCGATTATGCTCTAATGGTTGGTATTCCCGCAAAACGAGTTGGTTGGGCATGCGAATGCGGGAAAATTCTACCTGAATTTGACAGAAATATTCAGTGTCCCAGGTGTGGAATAGAATATTATCTGGATGAAGACGGACGGTTGGTTCACAATGTACAGGAATAA